DNA from Quercus lobata isolate SW786 chromosome 1, ValleyOak3.0 Primary Assembly, whole genome shotgun sequence:
CCAATATTCGGAATATGGAGcgagaaaacaaaaaccaaaacaattaTGAATTGCAGGGTAAGTTTAACAACTATAGAACATAAAGGCACAGTATATAGTCTAAAAATTACTACCAACTAGATGGGAACTACtataaaaatagcaaacaacacctttttcttcttttttcactgGCTAAAATGAACAAGACCAAGTAGATTATGGGCACAAACAGAGAACCTTGTATCAATCAATGATACAGGTTTGCCATTTGATCATGATTTACTAACTAGTAAATAATGAGTACAACTGGGCACCACAAAACTTGAAATAAGATCCGCCAGCCAATTTTCAGGCCTGACGCCAAGTAATGAGTTGAAACCTAATTTCTTTCATGTTAATTGTTTCAACTATTAATTATTAAGTCCTATACACAACTGGGTAAACATATCTCAATTGCTTTGCCAGTTGGCCCCAGCTATAGAATGACGCATTATTAATGTATTAGAGAAAGTACCTCTAGAGAGGCTAATAGGTCggtatgaaaaaaataataataaaaaagaacccATACCTGTACTCTAATTATGAGAGATACTATTGAGATGGTTCAGCTACAAGTCAGAGCATACTAATCCACCTAATAGTAACCTCACTAATtatgataaattatatatttacaatatatGCATGGAATGCATATTAGTGAACTGTACTACAAAACTCAACTGTGGTCGGATGAATTCAGGTATGTGACAAATCACATTGATAGCTTTCCACAGATATCAGAGGGCAAATTGCAATACTACCACATAATAAAGTTCAGTTTACTGATCCATGCTAAAAACAAATGCACTTCTCTCTGTTTATTTAGCACCAGTCCACAAGCACATTATAACAGGCAGCCAATATTGATAGTGAAAACTAGAAAATAAAGTATTTTACAATAGTTCACAGCCTTAAGACTATCTCTGCTCATGTAAACTCCACTAATATTCAAGCAGAATTGATCATAAAAACAATCATCACACTGAATAGTAGTATAGTATTTCGGTGAGATATGACAAGGCCGGAAGTgccaaaagaacaaaattttcaaaataaaaacacacacacacatatggcaatgaaatttttgaagttttaaaaaaatgagttgTATCTTTTAACATTCAATGACCATGTTGCCAGAATCTGCAATTTGTTTGCTtaacaataaaggaaaaatgaggaaaacattctttttaaaataacaaaagaaatagaCAAAGACTCAATCATACATACCTAAAGCAATAAACAGCAGAAGGCGCAAAATGAAATACATGAACgaataaatcaaaattaattgcaTCTAAAAACCATTATAATACAGAACAGTACTTGACCCCATTAAAGTATCTAACTCCATATAAAGATATCACTATCATAAATTCACTATCCATCATTCAATCAAGGAAAACagatcataaaaattaaaactaaaattttcttccatTCGACCCCACTTTAATAGGCTCAACATCATAGCCATTTCTTGCATCGGCAAATACTTCAGCCTCCAACTCTGGTTCATCAAGTGAAAGACATGCAGTCTCAAGCATGCCAGCACCCTCGAATGATTCAAAAGCATCTCCTCCCACATCCCACATTTTGTTCTCTCCTTGCATGTATTGTGGACTTCTTCTTGACAAGAGACGAAGATTGGTACGCACAAATAGTAAATCTTCAGcaaattttggatttaaattGTCCCTCTTGATCGAATTTATAAACGAGTATGTACTCCAATTCCTCTCACAGCAAGATAAGGAACAAGGTTGTCCAAGTAGTTTTATGGCTAAACTTTGTAGTTTGGGCACTGAAGACCCATGGACAATCCACCAAATCTTTGGATCCATGATTCCTCTATCATGCGAGGAATCATGATCTCCAAACTTATCATACTTAGCTGCAAACTTTGCAAACTCAGTATTGACCTTTGTTCGCTCCTCAATATCTGGAAAATATCTTTTCATACATTTGTTCCTTTCACGAGAAATTTCTGCATCCCTATGGGGTGCAACACGGTTAGGAGCCTCATCAAGCCACATTCTGCTATAGTACCTAGAAAACAAGAAATGACACCTCCTTGTAAGAAATCAATATAATAAACTTATCCTTAGAGTATTGATCAAATCATGATTATAAAACCTAACAAACATTAAGCATGTTGGAGCTCAGAATTCACCTTGGGTTCAATGAATGTGCCAAGCAATGAAGAGGTGTGTGACTTTTGTCCCACCCATCAACTAATATTTTGTGCACTACGGAATAAAAGGTTGAATCCTCATCTTCCTGTGTCCCTTCATGTTGATATATAGCCACATTTACTCTTTCAATTGTCGAGTCCCACATATCATATACACAATGAAGAGATGGCTTCTCTGCAATAGCAACCCTTAGCATTTGATATATGGGATCCATAAATGAAAGTATGTAATCAATCTTTTCCCACCATAAGTGATCTAATActttttccttcacaaattgtgCCTTTTGAACATTATCAACTTCCAGACAAGCCCATCTATCACTATTAACCATGTTCTCAAGGTCGCTTTTAATGAGTTTAAACCTTTTGAGCAAGACAATCATTGTGGCCAAGCGTGTATCTGCTATTGCAAGCATCTTCAAATTAGCAAACAGTTCAAAGATGACTGTTCTCATTGAGTGAtgcataatgaaattttttactacCATAGCATCTGCAATAATAGTTGTAATCCACCTACATTCATCATATGTAACATCTTTAGCCTCTGTGTCTTTTGCttcacatatattttttataacaagaTTGATGCTTTCAACCACACACGGTGTCCAAAAAATGTGTGGATATTGGGCCTCAACAAGCATTCCAGCAGCCCTACAAACAGGGGCATTGTTTGTTATCACTTGAACCACATTTTGGGGTCCGACCTCAGCAATGGTCTCCATAATCACAACAGcaagaaaattttcatcttcATATTTACCTTCGCAGTTAATGGCTCTCAAAAAAATTGGCCAATCTTCAGTTACTGCCATTAAACTTACAAACGGTTGCTCTTGTTCATCAGCCCATCCACCAATTATAATACTTACACCCTTCTCCTTCCATGTGTTTTTGATGCGTTCCAACAACCTCTCAAtatttgctttctctttttgaaGAAGTGTTGTCTTCAACATATTGATATCAGGGGGACAATAATTACTGATTAGATTTTCAGCAGCAAAAGAATATGCGCTTATGTAGTATGGATTTTGAGCAAATTGAAACGGCAAGCCCTCTGAATAGAACATCTTGGAAATCATAGCATCTAAGTGTTCCTTAGCATCAAGTGTCGACGATTTCCCTACAATTGCACATTCTGCggcctttcttttctttggctcTAAACTCTCCTGCCTAGATGAACCAATGGCAGATGCCCCAATGCCAGAACAAGCACTAGAAGACCATGAGGTTGCATTAAAAGggggcggcggcggcggcggtggtggtggtggtggtggcggcggcggcggcagTAGCAAAGGAACCAGTTCAAGGGGATTTTTTCTAACCTTCGGTTCAGCTTGATCCACAACCACTCTTTGCATTTCTCGAATATCTTGAGGTGTCACTTTGGAGCATCCCCGAATTCCTTGACCCGGTATTTTTAGCAAGTGAGACTTAACCCTAGTATACGACCCTTTAAAAATCAACTGACAATAATTGCATTGGAATTTACAATTCCCTCCCCCTACACCTATCTTGTCTATTTTCGTTACATACTTCCAAAGCGGGGAAATATCATCCTCAGCCGTGGGAGTGCTACTACCAGCAACACAAGTCATATTCCTAAAACAATAGGTACAAGTTAATCCATTGACAACCATCTACACCATAAACATCAGACACAAAGATTCACAAGCAACAATTAGAAATGCAAATACTCCTCTATATTAAATTGTTAGTCCTCTATTCTATTTCGGGATGCCCAAAATGTAGTCTTCTTCGAAAagctaataaataaatttcctgACTACCCTTTTTACTTCATTCAAAAAGTGAATACCCCTCTTCCACTAGAATCTAAATTAAAGAGGGTAAGTTTTCGAAAAGCATATCTTTTCATTTAAAAGACATTGCATTAAACAATGTCCCctttaaaaatttgaactttcTAAACATGACCAATAATAGGGAGCAATCCTTAAGAGCTTCTGTCATACTTGGAAATGCGGCTAAAAACACATGATAATTGGCAAATTTAGAGCTCCATAGAGCTATATTCACATCGTTTCAATCGTTCCAGAATGCATTACGCATTGCTTCCGAATTCTAAATCTATTGTATGGAATTTTGGGTCCAccaccaataacaacaacaacagcaacaagaAGTTCTAAATGGACTAATTTTCATACCATAAATCATGCTCCTGAATTGAGAACTCTAAGACCAAATTTTATCAACTCAGTTCAGAATTTCTAGTggtattgagagagagataatgcGTTTTTCTCAGATGGGTATCACAAACTTAACagaaaaacaaactttaaaagaaatattacaaaatagtataaaaatacaGAGACTCAAAAAAATACAGAGACTCAAATCGATATTGAACGATGTATACAATAGAGAGTAGCTAAAAATTTGTagcaagaaaaatgaaagagaagttAGAAATAACATAAATCACCTTTTTAAGggttttgtcttcttcttttcaagTGCTTGAGTCTGAGTGAGTCCAGCAGAAATGTTAAGGGTTTCGTTGTCCACTCATAAACCTCGCTACTTCAAgcgccttttttttctttttctttttctttttcaacgcCTTCTATTAGTATTAATGTATTATATGGGAGTTTATGAAATAGACCCAGTTTTATTTTCTAGTATTTTATAAAAGGCACTcatattttactttaattaCAATAAAGTGCAAACCCTTTTTCCTAATGTTCAACTTAGTTGGTGTTGACTTCCAAGGGTATCTTTGGGAACGCGCATGGATTCGCATTTACACTTTGTTTGATTCGAGAGAAAGAGgagggagaggaagagaaatTAAATCATTTCCGTTGTTTGGGTAACATGATGGAAAATGAAATTAactaaatttgttaaaaaatctaTCACTTGGACCCACATTTTCCCTTCCCCCAcattcattttctcttctcttctattCTCTTCCTTCAAATCAAACATAGaattaaggacatattttggaGGAAGAAAAGAGGGGGGAAAGTTCCCTCCTATTATAAAAAGGCATTATAACAATCGGATTAGGACTGTCTCTTCCCCTCTTTATGACGAAGAGAACTCATGTGAAACgggagtagagtagaatagGTTTGACTCATTTGAGGCGAGTTTTAGATATTTAACCGTTCTTATTAAATTGGCAAAATTAGGCATTTAGTCGCCCTTGttgaattgacaaaataatGTAAGATTTTAAATTGTATAACGTTTTGGTGCaaagttgaaaaatatttggggGGTTTGCGGAACaatattaaattcaaaactGTTAGTAGTGAAATCAACATAAATTGAGTACTCCTAGTACCGACATATGCTTATGTT
Protein-coding regions in this window:
- the LOC115981051 gene encoding uncharacterized protein LOC115981051 isoform X1; the encoded protein is MTCVAGSSTPTAEDDISPLWKYVTKIDKIGVGGGNCKFQCNYCQLIFKGSYTRVKSHLLKIPGQGIRGCSKVTPQDIREMQRVVVDQAEPKVRKNPLELVPLLLPPPPPPPPPPPPPPPPPFNATSWSSSACSGIGASAIGSSRQESLEPKKRKAAECAIVGKSSTLDAKEHLDAMISKMFYSEGLPFQFAQNPYYISAYSFAAENLISNYCPPDINMLKTTLLQKEKANIERLLERIKNTWKEKGVSIIIGGWADEQEQPFVSLMAVTEDWPIFLRAINCEGKYEDENFLAVVIMETIAEVGPQNVVQVITNNAPVCRAAGMLVEAQYPHIFWTPCVVESINLVIKNICEAKDTEAKDVTYDECRWITTIIADAMVVKNFIMHHSMRTVIFELFANLKMLAIADTRLATMIVLLKRFKLIKSDLENMVNSDRWACLEVDNVQKAQFVKEKVLDHLWWEKIDYILSFMDPIYQMLRVAIAEKPSLHCVYDMWDSTIERVNVAIYQHEGTQEDEDSTFYSVVHKILVDGWDKSHTPLHCLAHSLNPRYYSRMWLDEAPNRVAPHRDAEISRERNKCMKRYFPDIEERTKVNTEFAKFAAKYDKFGDHDSSHDRGIMDPKIWWIVHGSSVPKLQSLAIKLLGQPCSLSCCERNWSTYSFINSIKRDNLNPKFAEDLLFVRTNLRLLSRRSPQYMQGENKMWDVGGDAFESFEGAGMLETACLSLDEPELEAEVFADARNGYDVEPIKVGSNGRKF